Below is a genomic region from Microbacterium esteraromaticum.
GCCTCGACCTTGGTGACGGTGGCGGAGCCTGCGGCGTCGACCGCGCTGGCGAGCGCCTCTGCGTCGGACTCGGAGAGCACGACGACGGCCTTCTTGAGCTTTCCGGTGTCGTCGAAGTCGGTTCCGCGCGCGAGCTGTCCGCCGTCGACGCGCACGAGGCGCACCCCGAACGCGGAGCCGGACGACGACGCCTGCGCCTCGACGTCCCAGTACTCGGCCGAGACGAACGCCATGCGCTCGCGCTCGCGCTCGACGACCATGCGCGTCGCCGCCGACTGCACGCGGCCGGCCGACAGCCCGGATTTCACCTTGTACCAGAGCACGGGCGAGACGTCCCAGCCGTAGAGGCGGTCGAGGATGCGGCGGGTCTCCTGCGCATCGACGAGCGCGAGATCGAGCTCGCGGGTGTTGCCGACCGCGGCCTGGATGGCGTCCTTGGTGATCTCATGGAAGACCATCCGCTTGACGGGCACCTTGGGCTTGAGTGTCTCGAGCAGGTGCCATGCGATGGCTTCGCCCTCGCGGTCCTCATCTGTTGCGAGCAGGACCTCGTCGGCGCTCTTGAGCGCGCGGCGGAGCTCAGCGACCGTCTTCGTCTTCCGATCGGACACCACGTAGTAGGGGTCGAAGTCGTTCTCGACGTCGATGGAGTACTTGCCGTACGCCTTCTTGTCGTCGGCGGGGATGTCCTTCTTATCGGCGAGGTCGCGGATGTGACCGACCGAGCTGAGCACCTGGTACCCGTCGCCGAGATATCCCTGGATCGACCGCATCTTCGTCGGGGACTCGACGATGACGAGCTTCTTGCCTTCTGCCAAGGGGCGTCCTTTCTTCGAAGCACACCATACACACCGCGATCCCGGCGTGCGCCGAGAGATCCTCCGACGAATCATCAGCGAAGACGCGTGGGCGGTGCGAGGGGCGTCGCGCGTCTAGGTGTTCGGGGGTCCCGCTCGGGCACGGGCGACGGCGACCAGTCCAGAGTACGCGGATCTGACCTCGACCGTCGCCGTGAGGCCGTCGACGGTGCATGAGACGAGCGCGGATCCGGATGCCGCGGCGACCCGGGCGGCGAGTTCGCAGGCGCCCTCTCCGCTGGATACGGCGCCGGATGTGACGTCGGCTGCGGCGAGTGCTGCGGCGTCGGCCGCTCCGGCGGCGCGCTGAGCGGTGACGGCGGCTCCTCCCACGGCCGCCAGCCCGAGCGAGAGGCCGGCGGCGACGGCCACCACGCCCGCGGCGAGCGCGGTTCCGCTCATCCGCCCCTCCCGTTTCCGATCGCAAGCGCCGCCGCCATCACAGCCCTCCGGCCAGCGCGCAGCTCGATGCGCTGAGCGGCACCGTGATCAGCCGACCGATGCGCATGTCGAGCGAGGCCGTCACGCACACCAGGTCTCCTTCTGTCCGGGATGCCGATGATGCCCCGCGCACGGCATCCGCGACCGAGCCCGCGGCCCTGGCCGCGCTCTCGCCCCTGCCCAGAAGACGGGCTGCGTCCGCCGCGGCATCCTGCAGCGAGACCTGCGTCGCCGCCGCAGCGAGCGCGCCGATGCCGAATGCGACCGCGACGAGCGCGGCCGGCAGCGCGACCGCCAGCTCGGCGGCGACCGAACCGCGGTCGTCGCCGAGCAGGCGTCCCGTCCGGGACCTCCTCCCGAGAGTCGGAGCATCAGGCCACCGTCAGCGCCCGTCGAACGAGGTCGGTGAGGATGCCCCTCACCTCATCGGAGCGCATGATCACGACCAGAAGCCCCGCGAAGGCGACAGCCGCCATGGTCGTGATCGCGTACTCGGCGGTGGCGGCCCCGGTCTCGTCGGTGAAGAGCTCGGCGGCGCGGCGTCTCGTGAGCTCGGGCAGGGGCCCGGTTGCGGTATCGGTCATGATGATGTTCCTTTTCTTTCTCGGTGGGGACGACGGTCGCCCCCGACGTTCAGATGGGCAGCGGAGTGGTTCAGATGGGCAGCGGAGTGGTTGCCAGCACGCTGAGCATGAGCGGCGCGACGCCGAGCAGGAGGAAGGCGGGCAGCGTGCAGACACCGAGGGGCAGCAGCAGCGTCGACGACAGCCGGGCAGCTCGCACCCGCCCCTGCACCCGTGACTCGTGGCGCTGCTGCGCCGCCGACGCCCGCAGCAGCTCGCCGGCGGGAACACCGGCCGAGCGCGAGAGCTCGAGCACGGCGTCGGTGCTGCTGCGAGCATCCGGCAGGGCCGCAGGGCTGTGCTCGACGAGGCGCAGCGCACGAGGGATCCCCACCCCTCCGGCAAGGGCCACGGCCACCAGCTCGGCATGCATTCCGGGCGTTGCGGCGTCTGGCTGTGCTGCTCGCACCATGCGCGCGGTCCACCAGCGTGCGAGCAGCACGAGACCGACGCCCAGCACGACGCAGACGATCCCGATCGGATTTCCCGTCAGTACTCCGACGATGTCGAAACCGAGCGCGAAGCCGAGCAGCAGACCGGCCAACGGCAGCCACAGCAGCAGCCGGGCCGTGCCGGTCGGCTCGGCCAGCGCGATGCGCACGTCATCGGCTGCGGACGCGGCATCCTGCAGGGATTCGGCCAGCGTTCGCAGCACCTCGGCCAGCGGCGCCCCGACGGTCGTCGCGATCTCCCACGCCGCCGCGACATCCGACCATGCGCCGCCCTCGGCTTCGATCGCGCCGGTCGGCTCCGACCCGCCGTCCATCCGCGCCACGATCCTGACCGCTGCCGGGTCTCCGGTGTCGGCGAGGTGGCGCCACGCGGTGAGGGGCCTCGCCCCGGCCTGCAGCAGCACCGCGAGGGTGCGCACCGCCGCTGCCGCCCGCTGCGGATCCGGAGGATCGATCGACCGTCTCCGAAGGCTCACCACGGCAGCACCTCCTCCATCGCTAGCCGGTCGCCTGCGAGCACGAACCGGCCCGCACGCGCGATGCGGCGTCTGCCGTCCCTGCCCCGCTCCAGATGGAGCACGATCGTGAAGGCGCTGACCACCTGGCGGGCCAGGGCCGTGGCATCCATTCCGGCGAGCGCGCCGAGCGCCTCCATCCGCGCCGGCACGTCGGCGATGCCGCTGGCGTGCAGCGTGCCCGCGCCGCCGTCGTGCCCCGTGTTCAGGGCGGTCAGCAGCTCGCGCACCTCTTCTCCCCTGCACTCGCCGACCACCAGTCGATCGGGCCGCATCCGCAGCGATTCCCGCACGAGCATCGCGAGCGTGATGCTTCCGGCTCCCTCGAGGTTCGCCTGGCGAGCCTCGAGGGAGACATGGTGCGGATGGCGCGGGCGCAGCTCCGCGACGTCTTCGATGGTCACGATCCGCTCGTGATCGCCGACCTCCGAGAGCAGCGCAGAGAGCAGGGTGGTCTTGCCCGTTCCGGTGCCACCTGTGATCAGTACGTTCGCCCGTTCGCGCACCAGACGCTCGAGCCACGCTTGCTGGGCTTCGTCGAACGTTCCCGTCGCGGCGAGTGCCGCGAGGTCGGCGCCGAGCACGCGCGGCACCCGGACCGACAGCGCGGTGCCGGTCACCGAGACGGGCGCGAGGACCGCGTGCACCCGGATGCCCGAGTCGAGCCGCACGTCGACGCAGGGCGACTGGTCGTCAAGGTGGCGTCCGCCGGCGGCGACCAGGGCGACGGCGAGGTCGCGCACCTCGCGCTCGGACGCCCGCCAGCCGGCGATGCGCTCTGCGCCGTCGCCGCGATCGACGAAGAGCCCGTCGGCGCCGTTGACGAAGATGTCGGTGACCATGCGGTCGCGCACGTGCTCGGCGAGCGCGCCGAAGGCGACGTCGACGTCCGCGAAGGCCGGATCGCCGACTTCGGGCGCATCGCCGTGGCGCGGCCGGAAGACGAAGGGTTCGGACATGCGACGACGCTAAGCGGGCCGTGCGACCTGTTCGGGCCCGATTCCCAGGGGGTGTGCACAACCCGGTGAACACCCGTTCTGTGCAGTCCGAGACGCGCTGAGCAGCGCCAGACGGACAGGCGGCACCTCACGGGGGGAATGAGGTGCCGCCTGCGCGCAGCCCGGAGCGGGGGTATCGGGCGCGCTGAAGCCGTGTTCGAATTCGGCTGAGGTCAGTGTATGCATCGCCGAGCGTCCCCGGCAAACCACCGCACTACCGACTTTCGACAGTAGGCTTCGATTTCCGGCGGGGCTAGATTCACCGTGTCACGGTCGTGCCCCGACACGATCACCAGACCGCGCAAAGGAGCGAGTGCATGAGCAGCCAGATCGACCACCTCCTCGACGAGGCCCGCAGGTTCCCGCCGTCAGAGGAGTTCGTCGCCCAGTCGATCGACGATCCGGCCCTGTACGAGCGGGCGGCGGCTGACCGGGAGACCTTCTGGGCAGACCAGGCCCGCGAGAGCGTGCACTGGCACAAGCCGTTCACCAAGGTGCTCGACTGGTCGAACCCTCCGTTCGCGAAGTGGTTCGACGACGGCGAGCTCAACGTCGCGTACAACTGCCTCGACCGTCATGTCGAAGCCGGCCACGGCGACCGCGTCGCCATCCTCTGGGAGGGCGAGCCGGGCGACGAGCGCCGCATCACCTACGCCGAGCTGACCGAGGAGGTCAAGCGCACCGCGAACGTGCTGCAGGACCTCGGCGTCGGCCACGGCGACCGCGTCGCCATCTATCTGCCGATGATTCCCGAAGCCGTCGTGTCGATGCTCGCCGTCGCACGACTCGGCGCCATCCACTCCGTCGTGTTCGGCGGCTTCAGCGCCGACAGCCTGCGCTCGCGCATCGACGACGCCGGCGCCAAGCTCGTGATCACCGCCGACGGCGGATACCGCAAGGGCAAGGTCTCGGCACTCAAGCCCGCCGTCGACCAGGCGCTGAGCGACCGCAACGGCGAGGGCGAGCAGCAGACCGTCGAGCACGTCCTCGTCGTCAAGCGCGGCGGCAACGAGGTCGACTGGGTCGACGAGCGCGACATCTGGTGGCACGACGTGGTCCCGCAGGCGTCGGCCGAGCACGAGGCTCAGGCGTTCCCCGCCGAGAATCCGCTGTTCATCCTGTACACCTCGGGAACCACGGGCAAGCCGAAGGGCATCCTGCACACCTCGGGCGGCTATCTCGTGCAGGCCTCGTACACGCACAGGTACGTCTTCGACCTGCATCCGGAGACCGACGTTTTCTGGTGCACCGCAGACATCGGATGGGTCACCGGGCACAGCTATGTCACCTACGGACCGCTGGCCAACGGCGCCACCCAGGTGCTCTTCGAGGGCACGCCTGACTCGCCTCACCCGGGCCGCTGGTGGGAGATCATCGAGAAGTACGGCGTGACCATCTTCTACACCGCTCCGACCGCGATCCGCTCGTTCATGAAGCTCGGGCGCCAGATCCCGCAGAAGTTCGACCTGTCGAGCCTGCGCCTGCTCGGATCGGTGGGCGAGCCCATCAACCCGGAGGCGTGGATGTGGTACCGCGAGGTGATCGGCGCCGAGAAGGCCCCGATCGTCGACACGTGGTGGCAGACCGAGACCGGCGCGATCATGGTGTCGGCTCTTCCCGGGATCACCGCCACCAAGCCCGGCTCCGCGCAGGTGCCCATCCCCGGAATCTCGATCGACGTCACCGATGACGACGGCAACGTGGTGGGCAACGGCAATGGCGGCCTGCTCGTGATCACCGAGCCGTGGCCGTCGATGCTGCGCGGCATCTGGGGCGACCCCGAGCGGTTCAAGGAGACCTACTGGGAGAAGTTCCAGGACAAGGGCTACTACTTCGCCGGCGACGGCGCCCGCCTCGACGAGGACGGCGACCTGTGGCTGCTCGGCCGCGTCGACGACGTGATGAACGTGTCGGGGCACCGCCTGTCGACGACCGAGATCGAGTCGTCGCTGGTCGCGCACGAGGCGACGGCCGAGGCGGCAGTGGTCGGCGCGTCTGATGAGACGACCGGTCAGGCCGTGGTGGCGTTCGTCATCATCAAGCAGAGCTACCTCGACGAGCACTCCCCCGAGGGTCTGGTCGCCCAGCTGCGCTCGTGGGTCGGCGAGCAGATCGGTCCGATCGCGCGTCCTCGCGACGTGTACATCGTGAACGAGCTGCCGAAGACCCGCTCGGGCAAGATCATGCGGCGCCTGCTGCGCGACGTCGCCGAGGGCCGTGAGGTCGGAGACACCACGACGCTCGCCGACACGATGGTGATGAGCACTATCACGAGCCAGGTCAAGTAGTCCGGCGTCTGCGCCGATACCCCCAGTAATCGCCGAGACCCCTGGCTGCGGACGTTCGCAGCCAGGGGTCTCGGTGACAACTAGGGGTGTCGGCGATTACTGGGCCCGCCCCGTGCCGTGGATCAGGCGAGGATGAAGGTCACCTCGACCTCGACGGGGGTGTCGAGCGGCAGGCTCGCGACGCCGACGGCCGCACGAGCGTGCTTGCCTGCATCGCCGAAGATCTCGCCGAGCACCTCGCTTGCGCCGTTGACGACGACCGGCTGGCCGGTGAAGGCGGGGTCGGATGCCACGAACCCGCCCACGCGGAGCACGCCGGCGATCCGATCGACGCCTCCCGCTGCCTCGGCGGCTGCGGCAAGCGCGTTCAGCGCGCAGGTGCGGGCATAGGCCTGGGCATCCGACGCCTCGACCTCAGCGCCGACCTTGCCCGTGGCAGGCAGAGCACCATCGACGAAGGGCAGCTGGCCCGAGGTGTAGACGAGACCGCCGTGCACGACGGCGGGGACGTAGGCCGCGACAGGCGCGGCGACGGCGGGCAGCTCGATGCCGAGCTCCTCGAGACGGGCGGCGATGCTCACTGTGCTCCTCCTTCGAACTGACGGGATGCCTCTGCGGCGGCCGCGAGACCGGCGTTGGCCGTCGCGTCCTGGCTGACGGGGCGCTTCAGGTAGGCGACGAGGCCGCCCTCCGGACCCTGGATGACCTGCACGAGCTCCCAGCCCTGCTTGCCCCAGTTGTTGAGGATCGCCGCCGTGTTGTGGATCAGCAGCGGCGTGGTCAGATACTCCCACGTGGTCATGGCACTCCTGTGCGTCGGCGACGAGCGGCACCGGATGCCGTGCGTCGAGGCTCTTATTCAGGGAACTCCCTTAACATCAGCGTATGCCTCAAACGAAACGCACGCTGAAGGGTGTGCTCGGCGGTCTGCTCGGCCTGGTCGGCCTGAGCGCGGTCGCCGGCGTCCTCGTCACCGCCTCGGTCACCCCCGCCATCGCGGTGGCCGGAGTAACGGGATCCCAGGCGCTGACGATCTTCGACAACCTGCCCAACAGCCTCACCCCCGGCGCCCCCATGGAGCCGACGGTGTTCTACGGTCAGGGCACCGACGGTCAGCCGGTCGAGCTCGCCAAGTTCTTCGAGCAGAACCGCGTGCCGGTGAAGTTCGAGCAGGTCTCGCCGCTGCTCTACGACGCGATCCTGTCGAGTGAGGACAAGAGCTTCTACGAGCACGGCGGCGTGAACCTCGGCGCGACGATGAAGGCCGTGTTCGACAATGTGCGCGGCACGTCGTCGCGCGGTGCGTCGACCATCAGCCAGCAGTTCGTGAAGAACGTGCTCATCCAGGAGTGCGAGTGGGACGTCTCGCCGAGCGACGAGAAGTACCGCGAGAAGCTCGAGGCGTGCTGGTCCGATGCGACCAACGCCAAGGGCGCCGACGGCATCGAGCGCAAGCTGCAGGAGATGCGCTACGCGATCCAGATCGAGAAGGACTACTCGAAGAACGACATCCTGCTCGGCTATCTGAACGTCGCGAACTTCGGCGGTCAGACCTACGGCATCGAGGCCGCGTCGAACTACTACTTCGGAACGAGCGCGCAGAACCTCACCCTCGAGCAGGCCGCGACCCTCGCGGGCGTCGTGCAGAACCCGAACCGGTACCGCATCGACCAGGCGACGGGCACCAACTCCCTTGAAGACGGCTTCGCGGCCACCAAGGTGCGTCGCAACTACGTGCTCGACCGCATGCTCACCGACGGCAAGATCACCGAGGAGCAGCACAAGGCGGCGACCGAGGCCCCGATCGTCCCGAGCATCCACCCGTCGACGCAGGGCTGCGCCGCCGCCGGCAAGCAGGCGTACTTCTGCCAGTACGCCAAGTCGTTCATCGAGAACGACAAGGCTTTCGGCGAGACGCGCGCCGAGCGCCTCGCGCTTCTCAAGCGCGGCGGCCTGAAGGTCTACACCTCGCTCGACATGCGCATCCAGGAGCCGGGCAACGAGGCGATGTCGGTGAACGCGCCGGTCTACCTCGACGGCAAGAACTTCGGTGCGAGCGGCGTGACGATCGAGGCGGCGACCGGTCGCGTGCTGGCGATCATCCAGAACACCACGTTCAACGAGACCGCGAACGCCGACAAGGCGAAGGGTGAGATCGGACAGGTCTACGCCGCCGACCTCGAGCACGGCGGAACGATCGGCATGGGACCTGGTTCGGCCTACAAGGTCTTCACGCTGCTCAAGTGGCTCGAAGACGGACATTCGGTGAACGAGACGCTCGACGGCCGCTGGCGACTGTTCGACAAGTTCACCTCCTGCGGCAAGACGTACAAGAACACGTCGAAGACCAAGAACTTCGGCGGCAACCAGGGTTACGTCGGCACTCCGATGAGGTTCACTGCCGCATCGCTGAACACCGGGTACTACGCGATGGCGCAGAAGCTCGACCTGTGCGAGATCAACAAGCTCGCCGAGCGCATGGGCGTGCACCGCGGAGACATGAAGCCGGTCACCGAGGAGAACGGCCCGTTCTCGACCGTTCTGGGTTCGAAGAACATCGCCCCCATCCAGATGGCGAGCGTCTACGGCACCATCGCCAACAAGGGCGTGTACTGCACCCCGCGGGCCATCGACAGGGTGGTCGGAGCCGACGGCAAGGAGCTCAAGCTGCCCGAGTCGACGTGCACCCAGGTCATCACCCCCGAGGTGGCAGCCACCGCCGCGCACGCGCTCAAGGGCGTGATGAGCGCTACGGGCAGCCAGGCGCGGACGAACGACGGTGTGCCGGTGATCGGCAAGACCGGCACGAACGAGGACTTCGGCACCGCGATGGCCACGTCGAGCACGAAGGCGGCGACGTTCATCTTCGCCGGCTGGGTCGACGGCCCGAAGTTCGATCTCGCCCGCACCTTCGGCACGAACCAGCGGCTGAACACCGTGCGCTTCCCGCTGTCGCGCGCTCTGCAGGGCGCAGCGAACGACGTTCTCGGCGGCGAGCAGTTCCCCGCACCGGATCGCGACCTCACCCGCAACGTCGTCAGGGATCTTCCGAACGTCGTCGGCAAGTCGGTCGACGAGGCCACGAGGATCCTCGATGAGGCCGGCTTCACCGCGCAGGTCGGCGAGGCCGTCGACAGCGAGATCGGTCAGGGCCTCGTCGCCGAGCAGAGTCCAAGCGCCGGTCGCGTGCCCGGCGGCACGACCGTGATCCTGCGCCCCAGCACCGGGAAGAAGCCCACTGCTCAGCAACCCGCTGCCGGAACGGTGCCGAATGTCACCGGGGCCAAATACAACCAGGCGAGAGCCGCACTCGAGGGGCTCGGGTTCGGCGTATCCGAAGACGGGTGCAACAACGGATCGACGGTGACCGGGCAGGATCCTGCAGCCAACACGGCAGCGCCTCCCGGCACCGAGGTGACGCTCCGCTGCGGAGACGACGGTTGACCGGTCGCAAGGCCGCGCACTCGGCCCTCATCGCGCTCGGCGCGGTGGGGGCCGTCGGCGCTGGCGCGGCGGTCTGGGGCGTGGGCATCGAACGGCAGCTGTTCACCGTGCGCAGGGCCACCGCGGTCGCGCTCGCACCCGGATCGAAGCCGCTGCGTGTGCTGCACATCTCCGACGCCCACATGGCGCCGTGGCAGCACCGCAAGCAGCGGTGGCTCGCGTCGCTGGCCGCGCTCGAGCCCGATCTGGTGGTGAACACCGGTGACAATCTGGGCCACAGAGACGGTCTCGTCGGCATCCGCCGCGCTCTGACTCCTTTCGAGGGGATCCCCGGCGTGTTCGTGCACGGCTCCAATGACGTGCAGGCGCCCGCTCCCCGCAATCCGCTGAAGTACTTCGGCGGGCCGTCGAAGTCGGTCCGCGTGCAGGATCCGCTCGACACCGCGGCGATGGATGCCTTCTTCACCGACGAGCTCGGCTGGCACAGCCTCAACAATGCGGCGGCGCGAATCGACGTCGCGGGCAGCAGCATCGACTTCATCGGCGTCGATGACCCCCACCGCCGATGGGACGACTTCGATGCGCTTCCCGCCGCGCTCGCCTCGCTCGGTGCCTCCCCCACAGGCTCGTCGCGGATCGCCGTCGCCCACGCGCCGTACCGGCGGGTGCTCGACGAGTTCATCGATCTGGGTGCGGATGCCCTTTTCGCCGGCCACACGCACGGCGGCCAGGTCTGCCTGCCCGGATTCGGAGCGCTGGTAGCGAACTGCGACATCCCGTTGAAGCAGGCGAAGGGCCTCAGCACGTGGTCGCACGGCGGCCGCACCGTTCCGCTGAACGTCAGTGCCGGCTGCGGACATTCGATCTACGCGCCGGTGCGCTTCGCATGCCGTCCGGAGGCGACGCTGCTGACCCTCACCGCACGCGCCTGACTCGCCCGGACCGCGTCGCTCGATTCGTCGTTGCGCTCCCGTGCATGTAGACTTGAACGGTTGCG
It encodes:
- a CDS encoding TadE family type IV pilus minor pilin, translated to MLGDDRGSVAAELAVALPAALVAVAFGIGALAAAATQVSLQDAAADAARLLGRGESAARAAGSVADAVRGASSASRTEGDLVCVTASLDMRIGRLITVPLSASSCALAGGL
- a CDS encoding Rv3654c family TadE-like protein; translated protein: MSGTALAAGVVAVAAGLSLGLAAVGGAAVTAQRAAGAADAAALAAADVTSGAVSSGEGACELAARVAAASGSALVSCTVDGLTATVEVRSAYSGLVAVARARAGPPNT
- a CDS encoding RidA family protein — encoded protein: MSIAARLEELGIELPAVAAPVAAYVPAVVHGGLVYTSGQLPFVDGALPATGKVGAEVEASDAQAYARTCALNALAAAAEAAGGVDRIAGVLRVGGFVASDPAFTGQPVVVNGASEVLGEIFGDAGKHARAAVGVASLPLDTPVEVEVTFILA
- a CDS encoding type II secretion system F family protein; translation: MSLRRRSIDPPDPQRAAAAVRTLAVLLQAGARPLTAWRHLADTGDPAAVRIVARMDGGSEPTGAIEAEGGAWSDVAAAWEIATTVGAPLAEVLRTLAESLQDAASAADDVRIALAEPTGTARLLLWLPLAGLLLGFALGFDIVGVLTGNPIGIVCVVLGVGLVLLARWWTARMVRAAQPDAATPGMHAELVAVALAGGVGIPRALRLVEHSPAALPDARSSTDAVLELSRSAGVPAGELLRASAAQQRHESRVQGRVRAARLSSTLLLPLGVCTLPAFLLLGVAPLMLSVLATTPLPI
- a CDS encoding metallophosphoesterase, translating into MTGRKAAHSALIALGAVGAVGAGAAVWGVGIERQLFTVRRATAVALAPGSKPLRVLHISDAHMAPWQHRKQRWLASLAALEPDLVVNTGDNLGHRDGLVGIRRALTPFEGIPGVFVHGSNDVQAPAPRNPLKYFGGPSKSVRVQDPLDTAAMDAFFTDELGWHSLNNAAARIDVAGSSIDFIGVDDPHRRWDDFDALPAALASLGASPTGSSRIAVAHAPYRRVLDEFIDLGADALFAGHTHGGQVCLPGFGALVANCDIPLKQAKGLSTWSHGGRTVPLNVSAGCGHSIYAPVRFACRPEATLLTLTARA
- the acs gene encoding acetate--CoA ligase, with translation MSSQIDHLLDEARRFPPSEEFVAQSIDDPALYERAAADRETFWADQARESVHWHKPFTKVLDWSNPPFAKWFDDGELNVAYNCLDRHVEAGHGDRVAILWEGEPGDERRITYAELTEEVKRTANVLQDLGVGHGDRVAIYLPMIPEAVVSMLAVARLGAIHSVVFGGFSADSLRSRIDDAGAKLVITADGGYRKGKVSALKPAVDQALSDRNGEGEQQTVEHVLVVKRGGNEVDWVDERDIWWHDVVPQASAEHEAQAFPAENPLFILYTSGTTGKPKGILHTSGGYLVQASYTHRYVFDLHPETDVFWCTADIGWVTGHSYVTYGPLANGATQVLFEGTPDSPHPGRWWEIIEKYGVTIFYTAPTAIRSFMKLGRQIPQKFDLSSLRLLGSVGEPINPEAWMWYREVIGAEKAPIVDTWWQTETGAIMVSALPGITATKPGSAQVPIPGISIDVTDDDGNVVGNGNGGLLVITEPWPSMLRGIWGDPERFKETYWEKFQDKGYYFAGDGARLDEDGDLWLLGRVDDVMNVSGHRLSTTEIESSLVAHEATAEAAVVGASDETTGQAVVAFVIIKQSYLDEHSPEGLVAQLRSWVGEQIGPIARPRDVYIVNELPKTRSGKIMRRLLRDVAEGREVGDTTTLADTMVMSTITSQVK
- a CDS encoding DUF4244 domain-containing protein, yielding MTDTATGPLPELTRRRAAELFTDETGAATAEYAITTMAAVAFAGLLVVIMRSDEVRGILTDLVRRALTVA
- a CDS encoding TadA family conjugal transfer-associated ATPase; its protein translation is MSEPFVFRPRHGDAPEVGDPAFADVDVAFGALAEHVRDRMVTDIFVNGADGLFVDRGDGAERIAGWRASEREVRDLAVALVAAGGRHLDDQSPCVDVRLDSGIRVHAVLAPVSVTGTALSVRVPRVLGADLAALAATGTFDEAQQAWLERLVRERANVLITGGTGTGKTTLLSALLSEVGDHERIVTIEDVAELRPRHPHHVSLEARQANLEGAGSITLAMLVRESLRMRPDRLVVGECRGEEVRELLTALNTGHDGGAGTLHASGIADVPARMEALGALAGMDATALARQVVSAFTIVLHLERGRDGRRRIARAGRFVLAGDRLAMEEVLPW
- a CDS encoding transglycosylase domain-containing protein — translated: MPQTKRTLKGVLGGLLGLVGLSAVAGVLVTASVTPAIAVAGVTGSQALTIFDNLPNSLTPGAPMEPTVFYGQGTDGQPVELAKFFEQNRVPVKFEQVSPLLYDAILSSEDKSFYEHGGVNLGATMKAVFDNVRGTSSRGASTISQQFVKNVLIQECEWDVSPSDEKYREKLEACWSDATNAKGADGIERKLQEMRYAIQIEKDYSKNDILLGYLNVANFGGQTYGIEAASNYYFGTSAQNLTLEQAATLAGVVQNPNRYRIDQATGTNSLEDGFAATKVRRNYVLDRMLTDGKITEEQHKAATEAPIVPSIHPSTQGCAAAGKQAYFCQYAKSFIENDKAFGETRAERLALLKRGGLKVYTSLDMRIQEPGNEAMSVNAPVYLDGKNFGASGVTIEAATGRVLAIIQNTTFNETANADKAKGEIGQVYAADLEHGGTIGMGPGSAYKVFTLLKWLEDGHSVNETLDGRWRLFDKFTSCGKTYKNTSKTKNFGGNQGYVGTPMRFTAASLNTGYYAMAQKLDLCEINKLAERMGVHRGDMKPVTEENGPFSTVLGSKNIAPIQMASVYGTIANKGVYCTPRAIDRVVGADGKELKLPESTCTQVITPEVAATAAHALKGVMSATGSQARTNDGVPVIGKTGTNEDFGTAMATSSTKAATFIFAGWVDGPKFDLARTFGTNQRLNTVRFPLSRALQGAANDVLGGEQFPAPDRDLTRNVVRDLPNVVGKSVDEATRILDEAGFTAQVGEAVDSEIGQGLVAEQSPSAGRVPGGTTVILRPSTGKKPTAQQPAAGTVPNVTGAKYNQARAALEGLGFGVSEDGCNNGSTVTGQDPAANTAAPPGTEVTLRCGDDG